In Ochrobactrum vermis, the following proteins share a genomic window:
- a CDS encoding ABC transporter transmembrane domain-containing protein — protein sequence MADMKTHYLQATASKRVGEPIHQAHGNNKGAIIRMADRDTEIDMNHELTAEESRKRRTLKPLKRVMPFLAPYKGLVAGALFSLVLAAMTTLAVPVALRRMIDHGFTGSNAIFVNNYFGMLVMLALVLALASGLRYFFVISLGERVVADLRNAVFSHVTALSPEFFDRSQSGEIVSRLSSDTTQIKSVVGATASVALRNMILGVGALVMMVVTSPKLSALVIAAIPIIVVPLIAFGRSVRRRSRMTQDMLAKANAYASEQIGAMRTLQAFTNENMVVGRFGSAVEKAFQAARSSIQARAVLTAFAIFLIFSSIVAVLWFGSRDVLAGTMTAGTLGQFVLYAVFAGSSFGALSEVGGELAQAAGATERLVEILDEQPGIAAPARPIAMPMPPRGEIVFDSVHFSYPTRPDAPSLNGVSFTVKPGETVAIVGPSGAGKSTIFALVMRYYDPQSGNILIDGVALPDADPQAVRARISTVPQDVAIFATSIRENIAFGRPGASDEKIVAAAKAALAHDFIMVLDKGYDTEVGERGVTLSGGQRQRIAIARAILRAAPILLLDEATSALDAESEMLVQKALDGLMADRTTLVVAHRLATVLKADRIMVLDHGHIVEEGTHQSLVEKGGIYARLAKLQFEAGAGAFTAK from the coding sequence ATGGCAGATATGAAGACCCATTACCTACAGGCAACGGCTTCCAAAAGGGTTGGCGAGCCTATACATCAGGCGCACGGCAATAACAAGGGCGCAATCATAAGAATGGCCGATCGAGATACTGAAATTGATATGAATCACGAATTGACTGCTGAAGAAAGTCGCAAACGCCGCACGCTGAAGCCTCTGAAGAGAGTGATGCCGTTTCTGGCGCCCTATAAGGGGCTGGTTGCGGGCGCGCTCTTCTCTCTGGTTCTGGCGGCGATGACGACCCTTGCGGTGCCTGTCGCACTGCGTCGCATGATCGATCATGGCTTTACCGGTTCGAACGCCATTTTCGTCAATAATTACTTCGGCATGCTCGTGATGCTGGCGCTGGTTCTAGCGCTGGCATCGGGGCTTCGCTATTTCTTTGTGATCTCGCTTGGCGAGCGGGTGGTGGCCGATCTGCGCAATGCGGTCTTTTCGCATGTGACGGCACTTTCGCCGGAATTCTTCGACCGGTCGCAGTCAGGCGAAATCGTTTCCCGCCTGTCTTCCGACACGACACAGATCAAGTCGGTGGTCGGAGCTACGGCATCTGTCGCGCTGCGCAACATGATTCTGGGTGTTGGCGCGCTGGTGATGATGGTTGTGACGAGCCCGAAGCTTTCCGCGCTGGTTATTGCCGCTATCCCGATCATTGTCGTGCCGCTGATCGCCTTCGGACGCTCTGTGCGCCGCCGTTCCCGCATGACGCAGGACATGCTTGCAAAGGCCAATGCCTATGCCAGCGAACAGATTGGCGCGATGCGCACGCTGCAGGCTTTCACCAACGAGAACATGGTGGTCGGGCGATTTGGCAGCGCGGTGGAAAAAGCCTTTCAGGCGGCGCGTTCCTCCATTCAGGCACGGGCAGTCCTGACGGCTTTCGCCATTTTCCTGATTTTCTCCAGCATTGTTGCGGTACTTTGGTTTGGTTCGCGCGATGTGCTAGCGGGCACGATGACAGCCGGTACGCTCGGTCAGTTCGTGCTCTATGCGGTGTTCGCGGGCAGTTCCTTCGGAGCCTTGTCGGAAGTAGGCGGTGAACTGGCGCAGGCGGCCGGTGCGACGGAGCGGCTTGTAGAAATTCTGGACGAACAGCCGGGCATTGCTGCGCCAGCCCGACCCATTGCCATGCCGATGCCACCGCGCGGCGAGATCGTGTTCGATTCCGTGCATTTCTCCTATCCGACGCGCCCAGATGCACCGTCGCTCAACGGCGTCAGCTTTACCGTGAAGCCGGGCGAGACGGTTGCGATTGTCGGGCCCTCGGGTGCTGGCAAGAGCACGATCTTTGCGCTGGTCATGCGCTATTACGACCCGCAGTCCGGCAATATCCTGATCGACGGCGTGGCCTTGCCCGATGCAGATCCCCAGGCAGTTCGCGCTCGTATCTCGACCGTGCCGCAGGATGTTGCGATTTTCGCCACCAGCATACGCGAGAATATAGCCTTCGGCAGGCCGGGAGCGAGCGACGAGAAGATCGTGGCGGCGGCAAAAGCGGCTCTTGCGCATGATTTCATCATGGTGCTCGACAAGGGCTATGACACGGAGGTGGGCGAACGCGGCGTGACACTTTCCGGCGGTCAGCGCCAGCGCATCGCCATTGCGCGGGCAATCTTGCGTGCTGCGCCCATCCTGCTCCTTGACGAAGCGACGTCAGCGCTCGACGCCGAAAGCGAAATGCTTGTGCAAAAGGCTCTCGACGGTTTGATGGCTGATCGCACGACGCTTGTCGTCGCGCACCGGCTTGCAACAGTGCTCAAGGCTGACCGCATTATGGTGCTCGACCATGGCCATATTGTTGAAGAGGGCACACATCAAAGCCTTGTCGAGAAGGGCGGCATCTATGCCCGTCTCGCCAAGCTGCAATTCGAGGCAGGTGCAGGAGCCTTCACCGCCAAATGA
- the rpmE gene encoding 50S ribosomal protein L31 encodes MQANIHPDYHTIKVVMTDGTEYTTRSTWGKEGDTMNLDIDPTTHPAWTGGSQTLLDRGGRVTKFKSRFGNLGI; translated from the coding sequence ATGCAAGCCAATATCCATCCCGACTACCACACCATCAAGGTCGTGATGACCGATGGCACCGAATACACGACCCGTTCGACCTGGGGCAAGGAAGGCGATACGATGAACCTCGATATCGACCCGACCACCCATCCAGCCTGGACGGGCGGTTCGCAGACCCTGCTCGATCGCGGCGGTCGGGTTACGAAGTTCAAGAGCCGTTTTGGCAATCTCGGTATCTAA
- a CDS encoding YebC/PmpR family DNA-binding transcriptional regulator — protein sequence MAGHSQFKNIMHRKGRQDAVRSKMFSKLGREITVAAKQGLPDPTMNPRLRLAIQNAKAQSMPKDNIERAIKKAAGNDGENYDEVRYEGRGPGGVSVIVEALTDNRNRTASNVRAAFTKSGGALGETGSVSFMFDRVGEIVYKTSVGDADKVMEAAIEAGAEDVQSGEEEHIIICVFEDIGEVSKALEAALGEAESIKTIWKPQTNTELDEEKARSVLKLLNTLEDDDDVQNVYTNFEVSDEVMEKLSA from the coding sequence ATGGCCGGCCATTCACAGTTTAAGAATATCATGCACCGCAAGGGTCGTCAGGATGCGGTGCGGTCGAAAATGTTTTCCAAGCTCGGGCGCGAAATCACCGTTGCGGCCAAGCAGGGTCTGCCTGACCCGACGATGAACCCGCGTCTGCGTCTGGCGATCCAGAACGCCAAGGCGCAGTCCATGCCGAAAGACAATATCGAGCGCGCCATCAAGAAGGCCGCCGGTAATGACGGCGAGAACTATGACGAAGTGCGTTATGAGGGCCGTGGCCCCGGTGGCGTGTCGGTTATCGTCGAAGCGCTGACGGACAATCGCAACCGTACGGCATCGAATGTGCGCGCAGCCTTTACGAAGTCGGGCGGTGCACTGGGCGAAACCGGTTCGGTGTCCTTCATGTTCGACCGCGTTGGCGAGATCGTCTACAAGACCTCTGTCGGCGATGCTGACAAGGTTATGGAAGCTGCTATCGAGGCAGGTGCCGAGGACGTTCAGTCCGGTGAGGAAGAACACATCATCATCTGCGTATTCGAAGATATTGGCGAAGTGTCGAAGGCTCTGGAAGCTGCTCTGGGCGAAGCCGAATCGATCAAGACGATCTGGAAACCGCAGACCAATACCGAGCTGGACGAAGAAAAGGCGCGTTCCGTTCTCAAGCTTCTCAATACGCTTGAAGACGACGACGATGTGCAGAACGTTTATACGAACTTCGAAGTCAGCGACGAAGTGATGGAAAAACTGAGCGCCTGA
- a CDS encoding GntR family transcriptional regulator: MIQPAQNTPSETIAARISRILADRIIAGEIEPGTKLRQDHIAEEFETSHVPVREAFRRLEAQGLAVSEPRRGVRVASFDIGEIKEVAEMRAALEVLALRHAAPHITQATLDAAEQATLEGDKSRDVRSWEDANRRFHRLILEPCNMPRLLAAIDDLHAASARFLFATWRSEWETRTDHDHRAILRALRQNDIESAVTILARHVQWIGHRPVKTASGKTRDSFAIVG, translated from the coding sequence ATGATTCAGCCCGCCCAGAACACCCCAAGCGAAACCATCGCAGCCCGCATCAGCCGCATTCTAGCCGACCGCATCATCGCCGGCGAAATCGAGCCAGGCACGAAACTGCGGCAGGATCACATCGCCGAAGAATTCGAGACCAGTCATGTGCCGGTCCGTGAAGCCTTCCGGCGGCTGGAGGCCCAGGGACTTGCCGTGTCAGAACCGCGTCGCGGCGTGCGGGTTGCGTCGTTCGACATCGGCGAGATCAAGGAAGTGGCAGAGATGCGGGCCGCTTTGGAAGTTCTGGCGCTGCGTCATGCCGCGCCGCACATCACGCAGGCAACGCTCGATGCCGCCGAACAGGCCACACTGGAAGGTGACAAATCACGTGATGTCAGAAGCTGGGAAGACGCCAACCGCCGCTTCCATCGGCTCATACTCGAACCGTGCAACATGCCGCGTCTGCTTGCAGCCATCGATGATCTCCACGCTGCAAGCGCCCGGTTTCTCTTCGCCACATGGCGCTCGGAATGGGAGACCCGCACCGACCATGACCATCGCGCGATATTGCGAGCGCTGCGCCAAAACGATATCGAGAGCGCGGTTACGATTCTCGCCCGCCATGTGCAATGGATTGGACATCGCCCAGTCAAAACAGCATCGGGCAAGACCCGTGATTCGTTCGCGATCGTCGGCTGA
- a CDS encoding biotin transporter BioY encodes MTTITQTRPSFSPLNLESRSPAMRLAAIALGTLLLAVSSQIEVPMIPVPITLQTLIVPLIGALYGWRLGMATVLAWLGEAMLGLPVLAGGAGGLPHFAGPTAGYLVSFPIIAALTGYMAERGWNGNRVGLAFVSFLAANVICLALGAAWLSSIIGVEKAVAFGVTPFLVGALIKSALGAAILKAVAHNGKA; translated from the coding sequence ATGACGACCATCACCCAGACGCGTCCATCCTTCAGCCCGCTCAATCTGGAATCCCGCTCCCCTGCGATGCGCCTTGCCGCTATAGCGCTCGGCACGCTGCTTCTCGCCGTATCGTCGCAGATCGAAGTGCCGATGATTCCAGTCCCGATCACGCTGCAGACCCTGATCGTTCCGCTGATCGGTGCGCTCTATGGCTGGCGTCTCGGCATGGCCACTGTTCTGGCCTGGCTCGGCGAAGCCATGCTCGGCCTTCCGGTTCTCGCAGGTGGCGCTGGTGGCCTTCCGCATTTTGCAGGCCCGACCGCAGGCTATCTCGTATCGTTTCCGATTATCGCCGCCCTGACTGGCTATATGGCTGAACGTGGCTGGAACGGAAATCGCGTCGGTCTCGCCTTTGTTTCGTTCCTTGCTGCCAACGTGATCTGCCTCGCTCTTGGTGCAGCCTGGCTGTCCAGCATCATCGGTGTTGAAAAGGCCGTTGCCTTCGGCGTGACACCATTCCTCGTCGGCGCCCTGATCAAGTCAGCCCTTGGTGCTGCGATCCTCAAGGCCGTCGCCCACAACGGCAAAGCCTGA
- a CDS encoding DUF1284 domain-containing protein, with protein sequence MTVRLRGHHLLCMLTYVGKGYSPAFVENYDRIAGRLSEGEDILLVDGPDDICAPLLCGGDCHCYEASIRERDRLALEAVGELLGQTLSTQQAFELDAERLAVMRGAFAKGALRKACERCEWSNLCTRIATTDQFHGVKLARPPVSC encoded by the coding sequence GTGACAGTACGCCTGCGCGGACATCACCTCCTTTGTATGCTGACTTATGTCGGTAAAGGCTACAGCCCGGCTTTCGTCGAAAACTACGACAGGATTGCCGGGCGGTTAAGCGAAGGGGAAGATATCCTTCTGGTCGACGGCCCGGACGACATCTGCGCGCCCCTGCTTTGCGGGGGCGATTGTCATTGTTACGAAGCGAGCATCCGCGAGCGCGACCGGCTGGCATTGGAGGCTGTGGGCGAACTTCTCGGCCAGACGCTTTCTACGCAGCAAGCTTTTGAACTTGATGCGGAGCGGCTAGCCGTAATGCGCGGCGCCTTTGCAAAAGGCGCATTGCGCAAAGCCTGCGAGCGGTGCGAATGGTCGAACCTCTGTACAAGAATTGCCACAACGGACCAGTTTCACGGCGTTAAATTAGCAAGGCCACCCGTTTCGTGCTGA
- a CDS encoding TerC family protein, translating into MDFFTEYLGFLSTPAGWAALVTLVTMEIVLGIDNLIFISILTNKLPASQQARARRIGIGAALILRLALLFTISIIVQLKDPIFEAFGHGFSWRDLILIAGGLFLVWKATKEIHHTVDPDDGKENIGGKVAQLTMSAAIVQILILDLVFSVDSIITAVGMTDEIAIMVIAVVAAVTVMLLAADPLSRFIAANPTIVMLALGFLLMIGMTLIADGFGFHVPKGYIYAAMGFSALVEALNMLVRRKRKNQH; encoded by the coding sequence ATGGATTTTTTCACCGAGTATCTGGGATTTCTTTCGACCCCCGCCGGCTGGGCCGCGCTGGTGACACTGGTGACGATGGAAATCGTCCTCGGTATCGACAACCTGATCTTCATCTCGATCCTCACCAACAAGCTTCCCGCCTCGCAGCAGGCTCGCGCCCGGCGTATCGGTATCGGTGCGGCACTCATTTTGCGTCTGGCGCTTCTTTTCACGATCTCGATTATCGTCCAGCTCAAGGACCCGATCTTCGAGGCATTCGGCCATGGTTTCTCCTGGCGTGATCTCATCCTGATTGCTGGCGGCCTGTTTCTTGTCTGGAAAGCGACCAAGGAAATCCACCACACGGTTGATCCCGACGACGGCAAGGAGAATATCGGCGGCAAAGTGGCTCAGCTCACCATGAGCGCTGCCATTGTTCAGATCCTCATCCTCGATCTGGTCTTCTCGGTGGACTCGATCATCACCGCTGTCGGCATGACCGACGAAATCGCCATCATGGTGATTGCCGTGGTCGCAGCCGTTACCGTCATGCTGCTTGCAGCCGATCCGTTGTCGCGCTTCATCGCCGCGAACCCGACCATTGTCATGCTTGCGCTGGGCTTCCTGCTGATGATCGGTATGACGTTGATCGCCGATGGCTTCGGCTTCCACGTGCCGAAGGGATATATCTACGCTGCCATGGGCTTCTCGGCGCTGGTCGAAGCGCTCAATATGCTGGTACGGCGAAAGCGCAAGAACCAGCATTAA
- a CDS encoding TIGR00282 family metallophosphoesterase, producing MRLLFLGDMVGRSGRTAVYEKLPGLISDLKLDFVIVNGENAAGGFGITEEIFHDTIRAGADVVTTGNHVWDQREALDFSKREDRFLRPANFPKGTAGKGEGLYIAKNGARVLVSNVMGRVFMHPDLDDPFIAAEKILEACPLGEQADAVFFDFHAEATSEKQCFGHFVDGRASAVVGTHTHVPTADCQILRNGTAYMSDAGMCGDYDSSLGMDKEEPLNRFLSKVPKGRFEAANGPATVCGVGMEISDRTGLAEKAAPLRIGPHLEETIPAFWR from the coding sequence ATGAGATTGCTTTTTCTTGGTGATATGGTGGGCCGGTCGGGCCGTACCGCGGTATATGAAAAACTGCCGGGGCTGATTTCCGATCTGAAGCTGGACTTCGTAATCGTCAACGGCGAGAATGCCGCGGGCGGTTTTGGCATTACGGAAGAGATTTTCCACGATACCATTCGTGCGGGCGCTGACGTCGTCACGACCGGCAATCACGTCTGGGATCAGCGCGAGGCGTTGGATTTCTCCAAGCGCGAAGACCGTTTTCTGCGCCCGGCAAACTTCCCGAAAGGCACGGCCGGAAAAGGCGAGGGGCTTTACATCGCCAAAAACGGTGCCCGGGTTCTGGTGTCGAACGTCATGGGTCGGGTGTTCATGCATCCCGATCTCGACGATCCTTTCATCGCGGCGGAGAAAATTCTGGAAGCCTGTCCGCTTGGCGAGCAAGCCGACGCGGTCTTCTTCGATTTCCACGCCGAAGCGACGAGCGAAAAGCAGTGTTTCGGCCATTTTGTTGATGGTCGTGCGAGCGCTGTTGTCGGAACGCACACGCATGTGCCGACGGCAGATTGCCAGATATTGCGCAACGGCACAGCCTATATGTCCGATGCAGGCATGTGCGGCGATTACGATTCCTCGCTCGGCATGGACAAGGAAGAGCCACTCAACCGTTTCCTGTCGAAAGTGCCGAAAGGACGTTTCGAGGCGGCAAATGGCCCGGCGACCGTCTGTGGTGTCGGTATGGAGATTTCAGACCGCACGGGACTTGCCGAAAAGGCTGCCCCCTTGCGCATCGGGCCGCATCTGGAAGAAACCATTCCGGCATTCTGGCGATAA
- a CDS encoding 5-formyltetrahydrofolate cyclo-ligase, giving the protein MTATEHSPGLEKQELRRKILAVRDALDPRFHYEASLAAAKKGEAAIDVPKGALIAGYWPIRSEIDPRPLLSALRAKGARLCLPVVLDKETIAFREYLPDARLRQTGFGTMGPGEDAPLVDPAIMLMPLAGFDRRGHRLGYGAGHYDRALARFTERGLQPLLIGMAFDCQEVERVPDEPHDIALDQILTESGLRSLGAGL; this is encoded by the coding sequence ATGACGGCGACGGAGCATAGCCCCGGTTTGGAAAAGCAGGAGCTTAGGCGCAAGATTCTGGCGGTTCGCGATGCGCTTGATCCGCGTTTTCATTATGAGGCTTCCCTGGCAGCAGCCAAAAAGGGCGAAGCCGCAATCGACGTTCCCAAAGGCGCGCTGATAGCGGGCTACTGGCCAATCCGTTCCGAAATTGACCCGCGCCCATTGTTGTCGGCCCTTCGCGCCAAGGGTGCGCGACTTTGCCTCCCCGTTGTTCTGGATAAGGAAACGATTGCCTTTCGCGAATATCTGCCCGATGCCAGATTGCGTCAGACGGGTTTCGGCACAATGGGTCCGGGAGAAGATGCGCCGCTGGTTGATCCTGCGATCATGCTGATGCCGCTTGCAGGCTTCGACCGGCGCGGGCATCGGCTTGGCTACGGTGCGGGACATTACGATCGCGCGCTGGCGCGTTTCACGGAGCGCGGCCTGCAACCGCTTCTGATCGGCATGGCCTTTGACTGCCAGGAGGTCGAGCGTGTGCCCGATGAGCCGCACGATATCGCGCTCGATCAGATCCTGACCGAGAGCGGCTTGCGTTCGCTTGGCGCAGGTTTATAA
- a CDS encoding SRPBCC family protein produces the protein MKSPETASPDSSERLAVAIPIAFVYGLLLYIMIWSRHYVDAMPVVAGLMLLPMAVASLASSLSDPRAQKSLWRHVRVGWAIIAGLVVTSMVLFHEAGICVAMAAPFFMVFSALGSAVTLWIIRQFRSRRTTALVIALPLLVLPAELQMSYTPHDGVVTTVIEIAAPPEVVWQQTVEIRNVRPDELSWTFSHGIIGVPQPLDARLNGTGIGAVRDLQWTHGVNFQEIVTQWEENRLLAWDFRFGPGSIPPEVEAHIKVDSTYLKLAQGDYRLEPQANGHTRLTLTTRYQIATLIDFYCDLWGKLFLNDFHGVVLKVIRDRSEEIARRTSGIT, from the coding sequence ATGAAATCTCCAGAAACAGCATCGCCCGATTCATCGGAAAGACTGGCCGTCGCGATACCCATCGCATTTGTTTATGGTCTTCTGCTTTATATCATGATCTGGTCGCGCCACTATGTGGACGCGATGCCGGTCGTTGCAGGCCTGATGCTGCTGCCGATGGCTGTCGCCAGCCTTGCTTCCAGCCTCTCCGATCCCCGTGCCCAAAAGAGCCTGTGGCGACATGTTCGCGTGGGATGGGCCATTATCGCCGGGCTTGTTGTCACCAGCATGGTCCTTTTTCATGAAGCCGGGATTTGCGTGGCCATGGCTGCTCCTTTCTTCATGGTGTTTTCGGCACTGGGTTCGGCTGTGACCTTGTGGATTATCCGGCAGTTTCGCTCGCGTCGCACCACGGCGCTGGTGATCGCGCTGCCACTGCTCGTTCTGCCAGCCGAACTTCAAATGTCCTACACGCCGCATGATGGTGTTGTGACGACCGTGATCGAGATCGCGGCGCCGCCGGAAGTCGTCTGGCAGCAAACGGTTGAAATTCGCAATGTGCGCCCGGACGAGCTGTCTTGGACGTTCAGCCATGGCATAATTGGCGTGCCGCAGCCGTTGGACGCAAGGCTGAACGGCACGGGCATCGGCGCGGTGCGTGATTTGCAGTGGACACATGGTGTCAATTTTCAGGAAATCGTGACCCAGTGGGAAGAAAACCGGCTTCTGGCATGGGATTTCCGCTTCGGTCCGGGTTCCATACCGCCCGAGGTAGAAGCACATATCAAGGTCGACAGCACCTATCTGAAGCTGGCGCAAGGGGATTATCGTCTCGAACCGCAGGCGAACGGCCATACGCGGCTCACGCTGACAACCCGTTATCAGATCGCAACTCTGATCGATTTCTATTGTGATCTGTGGGGCAAACTGTTCCTGAATGACTTCCACGGCGTCGTCTTGAAGGTCATCCGCGACCGTTCAGAGGAGATCGCGCGCAGGACGAGCGGGATCACTTGA
- a CDS encoding cell division protein ZapA, with product MATVTVTIDGKAYRMACDEGQEEHLSGLADRFDQYVTHLKTSFGEIGDLRLTVMAGIMVMDEMAEMQKRINGLESEVETLRRARDEALGRADSNDAALTGMLSDVASRIEQVASRIAPRSS from the coding sequence ATAGCGACCGTAACAGTTACCATTGATGGCAAAGCCTATCGCATGGCCTGTGACGAAGGACAGGAAGAGCACCTGTCCGGACTTGCCGACCGTTTCGATCAATATGTCACCCATCTCAAAACCTCCTTCGGGGAGATCGGCGATCTGCGACTGACCGTCATGGCCGGGATCATGGTCATGGACGAGATGGCCGAGATGCAGAAGCGCATCAACGGTCTGGAAAGCGAAGTCGAAACGCTGCGCCGCGCCCGTGATGAAGCGCTTGGTCGCGCCGATAGCAACGATGCGGCCTTGACCGGCATGCTTTCGGATGTAGCCTCGCGCATCGAGCAGGTGGCTTCACGCATTGCGCCGAGAAGCAGCTGA
- a CDS encoding DUF4164 domain-containing protein — protein MAPETTLRQVLERLEKALNTLEQAVDLRLDKEGDFAEAEEEVQRMNADRSRLAQELDQSEARAERLEAANREVSRRLVTAMETIRAVLDR, from the coding sequence ATGGCACCCGAAACGACCCTCAGGCAAGTCTTGGAACGGCTGGAAAAGGCACTCAATACGCTTGAACAAGCGGTCGATCTGCGGCTGGACAAGGAAGGCGATTTCGCCGAGGCCGAGGAGGAGGTGCAGCGTATGAATGCGGATCGCAGCCGTCTCGCCCAGGAACTCGATCAGTCGGAAGCGCGTGCCGAGCGGCTGGAAGCTGCAAATCGCGAAGTTTCGCGCCGCCTTGTGACAGCGATGGAGACAATCCGCGCCGTTCTGGACCGATAG